A window of Streptomyces sp. NBC_01224 genomic DNA:
CCGGTTCCCGGTGCTGGGAGTGACGGCGGACCAGCTGTCCGGCACGCTCGATCCGCACGTCACGGCCGGTGATCTGGCGGACCTCACCGGCAGGGGCACGGTCGCGGTCGGCAAGGACCGGGCCGCCGACCTCGACATCGGCACCGGCGACACGGTGAAGCTCCGCCTCGGTGACGGTACGGAGGTGCGGCTCCGTGTGGTGGCGCTCTACGAACGGGCCCTGGGACTGGGCGAGTTCATGCTGCCGCGCGAGGCCCTGACCGGGCATGTCTCGGCGCCGCACGACCGGCAGATCCTGATCCGGTCGGAGCACGGAGGGGCGGCTTCGGCCTCTGCGGTACGGCGCGCCCTTGCCCCGTACGCCGGCGTGCGGGTCCGTACCGCGACGGCGGACGACGTACGGATCGCCCCGTCGACGTCGGACGAGGACAACGCCCTGATCATCATCGGTGTCGGGGTGATCGGAGGCTTCGCGCTGCTCGCGGTGATCAGCACGCTGTCCCTCATCACGGTGGGCCGTCGCCCGGAGTTCCGCCTGCTGCGGATGGTCGGCGCGGGCCGTCGCCAGGTGAGGCGGACGCTGGTCCTGGAAACGGGACTGGTGGCGGTGACGGGCCTGGTGATCGGCACGCTGGTGGCGGCCGTCCCGCTGGTGGCGTTCGCGGTGTCGACGGCCGGTTCGGCACCGTATCTGCCGCCGGTGCAGTACGGGGTGCTGGTGCTGGCCGTGACGGTGGCGGCAGGTGCGGGGGCGATGTGGCCGGGGTCGTCCGGCGGCCGGTTCGTCCTGGGGCGCCGAGTCTGAGCCCATCCGGCGGAAGAGGTCGACGCCCGCCGCCGACGCGCGTCACGGGAGGCGGACGCCCCGCCCCCGGGCGCGCGTCATGGTGCGGTGGGCAGCGGCAGTGCCCCTTCCCGTACCGCCGCCGCGGCCAACGCGTCGAGCACCGGAGCGATCAGCGGATGGCCCTCCGCCCCGTGCCGCACCGCGGCGAAGACCCGGCGGGTCGGGGCGCTGCCCTCCACCGGCCGCACCACCACCCCCGTCAGCTCCATCCCCCGCAACGCCGACCGCGGCACCAGCGCCACCCCGGCACCCGCGCCGGCCAGCGCGACCACCGCGCGGAAGTCGTCCGAGGAGTGCTCCAGCCTCGGCTGGAACCCGGCGAACTCGCAGGCCAGGACCACCACGTCATGGCACGGATTGCCGGGGTACGGGCCGATCCACTGGTCCTTCTCCAGGTCGGCGATCGCCACCTGTTCCTGACCGGCCAGCCGATGATCCACCGGCAGCACCGCGTCGAACGGCTCCGAGTACAGCGGTACCCGGGTAAGCCGACGGTCGTCCTCTCCCGGCGCGCCCCGGTATTCGACGGCGACCGCGACATCCACCTGCCGGTCCAGCACCATCGGCACGCTCGCATCGCCCTCGGCGTCCTGGACGCGGACCCGGATGCCGGGCGCGGTGAGCGTCAGTTCGGCGATCGCTGGGGCGAGGACCAGGCCGATGCCGGTGGCGAACGCGGCGACCGTGACCGTACCGGCGTCACCGGCGCTGTACGCGGCGAGCTCCGCCTCGGCCCGTTCCAGCTGGGCCAGCACCGCATTGGTGTGGGTCAGCAGGATCTCCCCGGCGGGGGTGAGCCGGGCGCCGCGCGCGTTGCGTTCGACCAGCCGGTGCCCGGTCTCCTGTTCCAGCGCGGCAAGCTGCTGGGAGACCGCGGAGGGCGTGAGGTACAGCGCTGCGGCTGCGGCCGTCACCGTGCGGTGGTCCGCCACCGCACGGAGAATACGCAGCCGCCGTGCATCGATCATGTGACCCATTGTCCCAGGTCACGCAGGGAACCCGGCCGCCCGGGTGAGGCTCCCGGACAAGCACGAAGGC
This region includes:
- a CDS encoding LysR family transcriptional regulator, which codes for MIDARRLRILRAVADHRTVTAAAAALYLTPSAVSQQLAALEQETGHRLVERNARGARLTPAGEILLTHTNAVLAQLERAEAELAAYSAGDAGTVTVAAFATGIGLVLAPAIAELTLTAPGIRVRVQDAEGDASVPMVLDRQVDVAVAVEYRGAPGEDDRRLTRVPLYSEPFDAVLPVDHRLAGQEQVAIADLEKDQWIGPYPGNPCHDVVVLACEFAGFQPRLEHSSDDFRAVVALAGAGAGVALVPRSALRGMELTGVVVRPVEGSAPTRRVFAAVRHGAEGHPLIAPVLDALAAAAVREGALPLPTAP